The following are from one region of the Pseudonocardia sp. HH130630-07 genome:
- a CDS encoding MinD/ParA family ATP-binding protein produces MSSSNGHNKTPAAPSWLDAGAGWAAPTAGHDGAQVPATEPPAAQESASANWPSSSPSRPVPAPEPFLAESPLTTVEPGGPAAPSSSAPSPSGPAPVAPPPAPGHRGPVASEDPQAFRPAWDEQTGVLSGVVRERRARPQQGWRHVAYQLTGGRWNPGLSEAEARLRDQLQKIRTPLPGPHSVVVGSIKGGIGKTTVSALLGLALAEYRGDRVIAMDANPDAGTLGDRLVGETLAAKTTVRDLLYALDEIRAHTDLAGYTHLAGRLQVLTSEQEPELSETFSAGDYEAALRLLARYYNAIITDSGTGIVHSAMQGSLRHADSLVIVGAPTNDGASRAARTFRWLAANGYRHLTEDAVVVLSYDRHSPDIDDRVIRDFFAERCRAVIVLPPDPHLQAGGIIDFDALTPAARDAALELAATVAEGFQGRRTHGLASHGFRTPPTDPGGPR; encoded by the coding sequence ATGTCCTCCTCCAACGGCCACAACAAGACCCCCGCCGCCCCGTCCTGGCTGGACGCGGGCGCTGGATGGGCCGCCCCGACCGCCGGGCACGACGGGGCACAGGTCCCCGCGACCGAGCCCCCGGCCGCTCAGGAGAGCGCGTCGGCGAACTGGCCGAGCAGCTCGCCGTCTCGCCCGGTGCCCGCACCGGAGCCCTTCCTTGCCGAGTCACCGCTGACGACCGTGGAGCCGGGCGGCCCGGCGGCGCCGTCATCGTCGGCGCCGTCCCCGTCAGGTCCGGCCCCAGTGGCACCTCCCCCCGCCCCGGGTCATCGGGGCCCGGTTGCCTCGGAGGATCCGCAGGCGTTCCGCCCGGCCTGGGACGAGCAGACCGGCGTGCTGTCGGGCGTGGTCCGCGAGCGGCGGGCCCGTCCGCAGCAGGGATGGCGCCACGTCGCCTACCAGCTGACCGGCGGCCGCTGGAACCCCGGACTGTCCGAGGCCGAGGCCCGGCTGCGCGATCAGCTGCAGAAGATCCGCACCCCGCTGCCCGGCCCGCACAGCGTCGTCGTCGGCTCGATCAAGGGCGGGATCGGCAAGACCACCGTCTCCGCGCTGCTCGGGCTCGCGCTCGCGGAGTACCGCGGGGACCGGGTCATCGCGATGGACGCCAACCCCGACGCCGGCACCCTGGGCGACCGCCTCGTCGGCGAGACCCTGGCCGCGAAGACCACCGTGCGCGACCTGCTCTACGCCCTGGACGAGATCCGCGCCCACACCGACCTGGCCGGCTACACCCATCTCGCCGGGCGCCTGCAGGTTCTGACCTCCGAGCAGGAGCCCGAGCTGTCGGAGACGTTCTCCGCGGGCGACTACGAGGCCGCGCTGCGGCTGCTGGCCCGCTACTACAACGCGATCATCACCGATTCCGGAACCGGGATCGTGCACTCGGCGATGCAGGGCAGCCTGCGCCACGCCGACTCGCTGGTCATCGTCGGTGCCCCGACCAACGACGGCGCCTCCCGCGCCGCTCGCACCTTCCGCTGGCTGGCCGCCAACGGATACCGCCACCTCACCGAGGACGCGGTGGTGGTGCTGTCCTACGACCGCCACAGCCCCGACATCGACGACCGCGTCATCCGCGACTTCTTCGCCGAACGGTGCCGCGCGGTGATCGTCCTTCCCCCGGACCCGCACCTGCAGGCCGGCGGGATCATCGACTTCGACGCCCTCACCCCCGCCGCGCGCGACGCCGCGCTCGAGCTCGCCGCGACCGTCGCCGAGGGCTTCCAGGGCCGGCGCACCCACGGGCTGGCCAGCCACGGGTTCCGCACCCCGCCGACCGACCCCGGTGGTCCCCGGTGA
- a CDS encoding glycoside hydrolase family 16 protein has translation MISPQLVVGAALALTTTLTASGLVPAAAPEGGVECGWRITAVHVLAELTGDTSARAEKLRRALLDVGANKPGFIPAQCYEPGTGNSSGSGSGGSGGSGNDSSDTGTAPSTGNGSGSNDSGGNGSGGNGSRGNGSDPGNSSGGGTGSGGGAASKCKTTAADTLGWGEPKVADEFEGTSISGDWNAYDGPGHGGNGRRTPDAISVADGQLTITGSENGDAGGMAWSPHSQQYGRWEGCAQSLPGAGSLHTLFLLWPTAENWPEGGEVDFMEISDGTRQKVEGFLHYGSDNSQTQGSVQVDATQWHAFAVEWTPDKITYLVDGKPWFTDDDTSHNPPGPMHLTIQLDYFGGDASGGAAMHVDWVRQYELTDGGVGAGVDISAGQDGVNAGADLTTGGNSGSDSGGRDSGRGAGEDSGDTGSGDTGSGDSGGGESRGSG, from the coding sequence GTGATCAGCCCGCAGCTGGTGGTGGGCGCCGCGCTGGCGCTCACCACCACCCTGACCGCGTCCGGGCTCGTCCCGGCCGCCGCCCCCGAGGGCGGGGTGGAGTGCGGGTGGCGGATCACCGCGGTGCACGTGCTTGCCGAGCTCACTGGCGACACCTCCGCGCGGGCGGAGAAGCTGCGCCGAGCCCTGCTCGACGTGGGCGCGAACAAGCCCGGCTTCATCCCGGCCCAGTGCTACGAGCCTGGCACCGGCAACTCCAGCGGGTCCGGCTCCGGCGGGTCGGGTGGGTCCGGCAACGACTCCAGCGACACCGGTACGGCCCCGAGCACAGGCAACGGCTCGGGCAGCAACGACTCCGGAGGCAACGGCTCCGGAGGCAACGGCTCCAGAGGCAACGGCTCCGACCCGGGGAACAGCTCTGGCGGCGGGACGGGCTCGGGCGGCGGAGCTGCCAGCAAGTGCAAGACCACCGCGGCGGACACGCTCGGCTGGGGCGAGCCGAAGGTGGCTGATGAGTTCGAGGGCACCTCGATCTCCGGGGACTGGAACGCCTACGACGGGCCCGGCCACGGCGGCAACGGCCGCCGGACCCCGGACGCGATCAGCGTCGCCGACGGGCAGCTGACCATCACCGGCTCGGAGAACGGCGACGCCGGCGGAATGGCCTGGTCGCCCCACAGCCAGCAGTACGGGCGCTGGGAGGGCTGCGCCCAGTCCCTACCCGGGGCCGGGTCGCTGCACACCCTGTTCCTGCTCTGGCCCACCGCGGAGAACTGGCCCGAGGGCGGCGAGGTCGACTTCATGGAGATCTCCGACGGGACCCGGCAGAAGGTCGAGGGGTTCCTGCACTACGGCTCGGACAACTCCCAGACCCAGGGCTCGGTGCAGGTCGACGCCACCCAGTGGCACGCCTTCGCCGTCGAGTGGACCCCCGACAAGATCACCTACCTCGTCGACGGCAAGCCCTGGTTCACCGACGACGACACCTCCCACAACCCGCCCGGGCCGATGCACCTGACCATCCAGCTCGACTACTTCGGCGGCGACGCCTCAGGCGGCGCGGCGATGCACGTCGACTGGGTCCGCCAGTACGAGCTCACCGACGGCGGGGTGGGCGCGGGTGTCGACATCTCCGCGGGCCAGGACGGCGTCAACGCAGGGGCAGACCTGACCACAGGCGGCAACAGCGGCTCGGACAGCGGCGGCCGGGACAGCGGTCGCGGTGCCGGCGAAGACAGCGGCGACACCGGCAGCGGCGACACCGGCAGCGGCGATTCCGGCGGCGGTGAATCGCGCGGGAGCGGCTGA
- a CDS encoding transglycosylase family protein, protein MPRNRKPRPSWAEHLPPSSQGPAARRAAVAVLTAGALVGVTAFSLSPLPAELGLAALGCNEGKAARTLAAARETRTQTRALLADLAVSDDTRAQGLAREIAGLGFTPATQPAGWRQKAVDVSDQLNTLDPADPHLRQVAARLARAGLGPTPADMLPTQPPPPEPGPIGELGQTLGGAADGAVDAVTGAGDALDKATAPKPAADSSKTSRGPAAPNPRRQAEPPLPETCVSHAEATTAPAAAAPAAPAARPAPQKPAPDPAPAAPAVPAAPRSSAAEPTPTPEPSSTSSGDAAAQPDTGSSTGSDEPPTSDTDDSGDPTSSTSNGSSGIDSDSGSSSSSTSSSSSGSGGSGEDLEKARIAIQLVGELMQALGASPDAGAGDLRTSILGALDRDKLEKLGADPADLDKIDQLGDLTTPGGGSPDSSGSSGPDSSEPDSPTETTGSDPTGSDSSSSPDSSSSSTGSGSDSSDGSAGSGTSPGSTQQPSTESAGDGSAGDAWEVGAEKLAEQVHQAADADPLAEQLAEKLDAAGIGSQNGTGSSSSSSSSVSPDSGSAQPDEQDAGQGSSDSAEQPSTGGGDSSADGDSSAGADSTGPGSGGSQEGSGAAQQPQAGEPIQRPGATGSNNTDTDTGAGQSNGGQGQDDTTSSGDEARGDGPDGAPSGGQDRTGDAGSADGQQPRDPEKAPTAATDGAAGDSTRAATWDRLAQCESGGDWAIDTGNGYSGGLQFDQATWEAYGGTGSAHEAGREQQIAVAEKVRADRGGYSAWPACSKKLGLA, encoded by the coding sequence ATGCCCCGAAACCGCAAGCCCCGCCCCTCCTGGGCAGAGCACCTGCCCCCGTCCTCACAAGGTCCGGCCGCCCGCCGCGCCGCGGTCGCGGTCCTGACCGCCGGAGCGCTGGTCGGGGTGACCGCGTTCTCTCTCAGCCCGCTCCCGGCCGAACTCGGTCTGGCTGCGCTGGGCTGCAACGAGGGCAAGGCCGCCCGCACCCTCGCCGCCGCCCGCGAGACCCGCACCCAGACCCGCGCATTACTTGCCGACCTCGCCGTCAGCGACGACACCCGCGCCCAGGGCCTGGCCCGCGAGATCGCCGGTCTCGGCTTCACCCCCGCGACCCAGCCCGCCGGCTGGCGGCAGAAGGCCGTCGACGTCTCCGACCAGCTCAACACCCTCGACCCCGCCGACCCGCACCTCCGTCAGGTCGCGGCCCGTCTGGCCCGGGCCGGCCTGGGCCCGACCCCGGCCGACATGCTGCCCACCCAGCCCCCACCACCAGAGCCCGGCCCGATCGGCGAGCTCGGCCAGACCCTCGGTGGGGCCGCGGACGGAGCGGTCGACGCCGTCACCGGCGCCGGAGACGCGCTCGACAAGGCCACCGCGCCCAAGCCCGCCGCGGACAGCTCGAAGACCAGCCGAGGACCGGCGGCGCCCAACCCGCGCCGTCAGGCCGAGCCCCCGCTGCCCGAGACCTGCGTCAGCCACGCCGAAGCCACCACCGCCCCCGCCGCGGCGGCACCAGCAGCACCAGCAGCACGGCCGGCACCGCAGAAGCCGGCCCCGGATCCGGCCCCAGCAGCACCGGCGGTGCCGGCAGCGCCGAGGTCGTCTGCCGCCGAACCGACACCGACTCCCGAGCCCAGCAGCACGTCCTCGGGCGACGCCGCTGCCCAGCCCGACACCGGCAGCTCGACCGGGTCCGATGAGCCCCCGACCAGCGACACCGACGACAGCGGCGACCCGACCAGCAGCACCTCCAATGGCTCCTCCGGAATCGACTCAGACTCGGGTAGCTCGTCCAGCTCGACGTCGAGCAGCAGCAGCGGCAGCGGCGGATCCGGTGAGGATCTGGAGAAGGCGCGCATCGCGATCCAGCTGGTCGGGGAGCTGATGCAGGCCCTGGGTGCCAGCCCCGACGCCGGCGCAGGGGACCTGCGGACCTCGATCCTGGGGGCGCTCGACCGCGACAAGCTCGAGAAGCTCGGCGCAGACCCCGCGGACCTGGACAAGATCGACCAGCTCGGCGACCTCACCACCCCGGGCGGGGGCTCCCCCGACTCATCCGGCTCGTCCGGACCGGACTCGTCGGAGCCGGACTCGCCGACGGAGACCACCGGCAGCGATCCGACCGGCAGCGACTCCTCCAGCAGCCCTGACTCCTCCAGCTCGTCCACCGGCTCGGGCTCCGATTCGTCTGACGGCTCTGCGGGTAGCGGGACCAGCCCGGGGTCGACGCAGCAGCCCTCGACCGAGTCCGCAGGCGACGGTAGCGCCGGCGACGCCTGGGAGGTGGGCGCGGAGAAGCTGGCCGAGCAGGTTCACCAGGCCGCCGACGCCGACCCGCTGGCCGAGCAGCTGGCCGAGAAGCTCGACGCCGCGGGGATCGGCTCGCAGAACGGGACCGGCAGCTCCAGCTCCAGCTCCAGCAGCGTCAGCCCGGACAGCGGCTCCGCCCAACCCGATGAGCAGGACGCGGGGCAGGGCAGCTCGGACAGCGCGGAGCAGCCCTCCACCGGAGGTGGGGACAGCAGCGCTGACGGGGATAGCAGCGCTGGCGCGGATAGCACCGGGCCTGGCTCCGGCGGGTCGCAGGAGGGCTCGGGTGCTGCGCAGCAGCCGCAGGCCGGCGAGCCCATCCAGCGTCCCGGCGCCACCGGCAGCAACAACACCGACACCGACACCGGCGCTGGCCAGTCGAACGGCGGCCAGGGCCAGGACGACACGACGTCGTCCGGCGACGAGGCTCGCGGTGACGGTCCGGACGGTGCCCCCTCGGGTGGGCAGGACCGGACCGGCGATGCCGGGTCGGCTGACGGGCAGCAGCCCCGCGACCCGGAGAAGGCCCCCACGGCTGCCACGGACGGCGCCGCGGGCGACAGCACCCGGGCGGCGACCTGGGACCGGCTCGCGCAGTGCGAGTCCGGCGGTGACTGGGCGATCGACACCGGCAACGGCTACTCCGGCGGCCTGCAGTTCGACCAGGCCACCTGGGAGGCCTACGGCGGTACCGGATCGGCGCACGAGGCCGGCCGCGAGCAGCAGATCGCGGTCGCGGAGAAGGTCCGCGCCGATCGCGGCGGCTACTCGGCGTGGCCGGCGTGCTCGAAGAAGCTGGGACTGGCCTGA
- a CDS encoding trypsin-like serine peptidase: MTGVAIAMTVIAVIALASWTSDAPQGDRVVGLGSAAPWGSAGPSTPTALAAPRPPVQGQAGPVVGGLSATSVGVLVVDGGRHQCSAAVVASRSRRLLATAAHCVWLDGGWRVDGAFFIPGYAAGEEPYGRWAVDTAYVPPAWQQANSPIDDVAAPTDFAFVTLLPRDGVLPEQVLGAQGIRFTAPDRQIPVAALGYPATGIYDGQSLRGCDGDAAVQPFDRPDRPSGQVLALTCDMTEGASGGPWLAGPDAARGRGQVVGVVSGGDDTTLVSPRFDDTARAVYEAADSAALLPKPAPAPAPSPSTPDPAIAQTAPRAGNS; the protein is encoded by the coding sequence GTGACCGGAGTGGCGATCGCCATGACGGTCATCGCGGTCATCGCGCTGGCGTCGTGGACCTCCGACGCCCCGCAGGGCGATCGGGTGGTGGGACTCGGGTCGGCCGCACCGTGGGGGTCGGCCGGCCCGAGCACACCCACCGCGCTGGCTGCGCCCAGGCCCCCGGTGCAGGGCCAGGCCGGCCCGGTGGTCGGCGGGCTCTCGGCGACCTCGGTCGGGGTGCTGGTCGTCGACGGCGGTCGCCACCAGTGCTCGGCCGCGGTGGTCGCATCCCGGTCGCGCAGGCTGCTGGCCACCGCGGCGCACTGTGTGTGGCTCGACGGTGGCTGGCGGGTCGACGGTGCGTTCTTCATCCCCGGCTACGCCGCCGGCGAGGAGCCCTACGGCCGGTGGGCGGTCGACACCGCCTACGTCCCCCCGGCCTGGCAGCAGGCCAACTCCCCCATCGACGACGTCGCCGCCCCGACCGACTTCGCGTTCGTGACCCTGCTCCCCCGCGACGGGGTCCTGCCCGAGCAGGTCCTCGGCGCCCAGGGCATCCGCTTCACCGCCCCCGACCGCCAGATCCCGGTCGCTGCGCTCGGCTACCCCGCGACCGGCATCTACGACGGACAGTCGCTGCGCGGCTGCGACGGCGACGCCGCTGTGCAGCCCTTCGACCGCCCTGACCGCCCGTCCGGGCAGGTGCTCGCCCTGACCTGCGACATGACCGAGGGCGCCTCCGGCGGGCCCTGGCTTGCCGGCCCCGACGCCGCCCGCGGCCGCGGCCAGGTCGTCGGGGTCGTCTCCGGCGGCGACGACACCACCCTCGTCTCCCCGCGCTTCGACGACACCGCCCGAGCGGTGTACGAGGCCGCCGACTCCGCCGCGCTCCTGCCCAAGCCCGCGCCTGCTCCGGCGCCGAGCCCGTCCACGCCCGACCCCGCGATCGCCCAGACCGCACCTCGAGCAGGGAACAGCTGA
- a CDS encoding SCO6880 family protein has product MSAMPETHGPRVYRGLNLKEGMGWIAGMTPVQAFLVIAVCAPALIAMSRNQWSAALGWGVFAAITVVLIVVPVHGRPAFRWCADLIMFQTGVLMRWSPWQSRAAAGLAGDRSEPDLPGVLSRLEFPDGPEFHGSRICLIHDTDQGRWGATARLTHSGVGMLSDDECAELARRLGSMLVGLGHREVVDRISLLVRTVPDDGTEYSVWRERHQRADAPTLARQVTTEIDRDVASVSVRTELFVTVSGTEDALRRPAKAAGGGVAGRAYALYRVLEAVADGLRGLGVQSVTWLTSTGVAEAIKTGFNPATAASLQYQHLMRPDPDGSVGLPISQAGPALAPAPAARAYHHDGFSSVAYAVQPPESGTIFGSLGPLLAVRTAGERRTLQIHYEILSQAAAAREVRSQRFRNNVLVDAKAQRGFNTTAVDTRRQTGAREQEAAVAAGHALVRFTVASSLTVPAEWNLEDHAARLENDSSGRFRLLRLELAQDSAFVAAALPVGIGLPRLTRAFDS; this is encoded by the coding sequence ATGAGCGCGATGCCCGAGACCCACGGCCCGCGGGTGTATCGCGGGCTCAACCTCAAGGAAGGGATGGGCTGGATCGCCGGGATGACCCCGGTCCAGGCGTTCCTGGTCATCGCTGTGTGTGCCCCGGCGCTGATCGCGATGTCGCGCAACCAGTGGTCGGCCGCGCTGGGCTGGGGCGTGTTCGCCGCCATCACGGTCGTGCTGATCGTCGTGCCCGTCCACGGCCGCCCCGCGTTCCGCTGGTGCGCGGACCTGATCATGTTCCAGACAGGAGTGCTGATGCGCTGGTCACCCTGGCAATCACGCGCCGCGGCCGGGCTGGCCGGTGACCGCAGCGAGCCCGACCTGCCCGGCGTGCTGTCGCGCCTGGAGTTCCCCGACGGCCCGGAGTTCCACGGCTCGCGGATCTGCCTGATCCACGACACCGACCAGGGACGCTGGGGTGCCACCGCTCGCCTGACCCACTCCGGTGTCGGGATGCTGTCTGACGACGAGTGCGCCGAGCTCGCCCGCCGCCTCGGCTCGATGCTCGTCGGACTCGGGCACCGCGAGGTCGTCGACCGCATCTCGCTGCTCGTGCGCACCGTCCCCGACGACGGCACCGAATACAGCGTGTGGCGCGAGCGCCACCAGCGCGCCGACGCCCCCACCCTGGCCCGGCAGGTGACCACCGAGATCGACCGCGACGTCGCCTCGGTCAGCGTGCGGACCGAGCTGTTCGTGACCGTGTCGGGCACCGAGGACGCGCTGCGCCGTCCGGCCAAGGCCGCCGGCGGCGGTGTCGCGGGCCGCGCCTACGCGCTCTACCGCGTCCTGGAAGCCGTCGCCGACGGTCTGCGCGGGTTGGGCGTGCAGTCGGTGACCTGGCTGACCTCCACTGGGGTCGCCGAGGCCATCAAGACCGGCTTCAATCCCGCTACCGCTGCCTCCCTGCAGTACCAGCACCTCATGCGGCCCGACCCGGACGGCTCGGTGGGGCTACCGATCTCTCAGGCCGGCCCCGCCCTCGCTCCCGCGCCGGCTGCCCGGGCCTATCACCACGACGGGTTCTCCTCGGTGGCCTACGCGGTGCAGCCCCCGGAATCCGGGACGATCTTCGGGTCGCTCGGCCCGCTGCTCGCGGTCCGCACCGCAGGAGAGCGCCGCACCCTGCAGATCCATTACGAGATCCTGTCCCAGGCCGCCGCCGCCCGGGAGGTGCGCTCCCAGCGGTTCCGCAACAACGTCCTGGTCGACGCCAAGGCTCAGCGCGGGTTCAACACCACCGCCGTCGACACCCGCCGCCAGACCGGCGCCCGTGAGCAGGAGGCCGCCGTCGCCGCCGGGCACGCCCTGGTCCGCTTCACCGTCGCCTCCTCGCTCACGGTGCCCGCCGAGTGGAACCTCGAAGACCACGCCGCCCGCCTGGAGAACGACTCCTCGGGCCGGTTCCGGCTGCTGCGCCTGGAACTGGCCCAGGACTCCGCGTTCGTCGCCGCGGCCCTCCCGGTCGGGATCGGACTGCCCCGTCTGACCAGGGCGTTCGACTCATGA
- a CDS encoding ATP-binding protein, with protein MSIFGKRRHVQPRTTSELLSQFTDLDGIPVSAPADPLSADEERANGRRGGRRRVNQATAPRQGHREPGRGWAAVDAARRAPVYRATTAEVGGLFPLLASNGVPAIGARLGYDTQSGGAFYVHPTEWVLRQMVTNPNLVVFGEPGRGKSSTVVALMLRMMLFGVRSLISGDVKGEYTPLLRSLGITPIALGRGSHHRLNALDLGPIRSRWGTWSAERQREELTGILARWTRLLTALAEAQGYDPTVTDEHVLSTVLNRLVGAERGASELRPIIIPDVVDQLAHPDDDLWQATRFASHRQFLDHTRQITDALSNLVVGPLSGLFDEPTNFDLDWDAPVQSMDLSLLRSRGDQAIAVALTCLGSWSSMITDLQDDGDVRIVVRDEVWRQMRLGLRAVQAVDSDLRLSRAERKIQLLVMHKPSDLLSVGAAGSQEVSIAKDLLALCSTRILLGQSTRVGDELADELGLSEREQAVLTGWAMEGQGRALWKLENRPGMKIQTVLSPKERAIFDTNAGLRSRDDQPRDPARQYSAHLAERPSRRRLVPVHSSTNGNGSSAAGDQPRG; from the coding sequence ATGAGCATCTTCGGTAAGCGCCGCCACGTACAGCCGCGCACCACCAGCGAACTGCTGAGCCAGTTCACCGACCTCGACGGCATCCCCGTCTCCGCACCCGCCGACCCCCTCAGTGCCGACGAGGAGCGCGCCAACGGCCGGCGAGGTGGCCGGCGGCGGGTCAACCAGGCCACCGCGCCCCGCCAGGGCCACCGTGAGCCGGGTCGCGGATGGGCCGCGGTCGACGCGGCCCGCCGGGCCCCGGTCTACCGGGCCACCACCGCCGAGGTCGGCGGCCTGTTCCCGCTGCTGGCCTCCAACGGCGTCCCGGCCATCGGCGCCCGGCTGGGCTACGACACCCAGTCCGGGGGCGCCTTCTACGTCCACCCCACCGAGTGGGTGCTGCGCCAGATGGTCACCAACCCGAACCTGGTGGTGTTCGGCGAACCCGGCCGCGGCAAGTCCTCCACCGTCGTCGCTTTGATGCTGCGGATGATGCTCTTCGGCGTCCGCTCCCTGATCTCCGGCGACGTGAAGGGCGAGTACACCCCGCTGCTGCGCTCGCTCGGGATCACCCCGATCGCGCTCGGCCGCGGTAGCCACCACCGCCTCAACGCCCTGGACCTCGGGCCCATCCGATCGAGGTGGGGCACCTGGAGCGCTGAGCGGCAGCGCGAGGAACTCACCGGCATCCTGGCCCGCTGGACAAGGCTGCTGACCGCGCTGGCCGAGGCCCAGGGCTACGACCCGACCGTCACCGACGAGCACGTCCTGTCCACCGTGCTCAACCGGCTCGTCGGCGCCGAACGCGGCGCGAGTGAGCTGCGCCCGATCATCATCCCCGACGTCGTCGACCAGCTCGCCCACCCCGACGACGACCTGTGGCAGGCCACCCGCTTCGCCTCCCACCGCCAGTTCCTCGACCACACCCGCCAGATCACCGACGCCCTGTCCAACCTGGTCGTCGGCCCTCTCAGCGGCCTGTTCGACGAGCCCACCAACTTCGACCTGGACTGGGACGCCCCGGTCCAGTCGATGGACCTGTCGCTGCTGCGCAGCCGCGGCGACCAGGCGATCGCGGTCGCTCTGACCTGCCTCGGCTCCTGGTCCTCGATGATCACCGACCTGCAGGACGACGGCGACGTGCGGATCGTCGTCCGGGACGAGGTGTGGCGCCAGATGCGCCTCGGGCTGCGCGCCGTCCAGGCCGTCGACTCCGACCTGCGGCTGTCCCGGGCCGAACGCAAGATCCAGCTCCTGGTGATGCACAAGCCCTCGGACCTGCTCTCGGTCGGCGCCGCCGGCTCCCAGGAGGTCTCCATCGCCAAGGACCTGCTGGCCCTGTGCTCGACCCGGATCCTGCTCGGCCAGTCCACCCGGGTCGGTGACGAGCTCGCCGATGAGCTGGGTCTGTCCGAGCGTGAGCAGGCCGTGCTCACCGGCTGGGCGATGGAGGGCCAGGGCCGGGCACTGTGGAAGCTGGAGAACCGCCCCGGCATGAAGATCCAGACGGTGCTGTCCCCGAAAGAGCGCGCCATCTTCGACACCAACGCAGGCCTGCGCTCACGAGACGACCAGCCCCGCGACCCAGCCCGCCAGTACAGCGCCCACCTGGCCGAGCGCCCATCCCGCCGCCGACTCGTGCCGGTGCACTCCTCCACCAACGGCAACGGCAGCAGCGCCGCCGGCGACCAGCCACGCGGGTGA
- a CDS encoding C40 family peptidase, producing MDQKGTIALAIGAVILVFAGAVLTMGMAMTIVAGGSLPGGGCGGDGGLGGGSQSIGGTDWTAEQTDNAATIVNIVVQQGLPKRAAVIAISTVIVESRLVNVGHGDRDSLGLYQQRPSQGWGSPEQVLNPDYATRIFLDRLIALPGWATMPPGTAAQAVQRSAFPDRYAPQEGPAAALVDRFWVGPDNPVPAAPGAAPDVQLASTAFACPDQGGVGVPLAPSNIDPTRLPPGFVGPSDPAQRAAVTYALAQLGKPYIWGAKGPNGFDCSGLMLAAWAAAGVPIPAGTVNQKNAGTPADPATIAPGDLVFIPGSLGSPTNPRHVGMYVGNGLVVNAYDSSTGVILQPLSDWADKITHVRHIAGPAGVPAPPGPVTAALAEVGP from the coding sequence GTGGACCAGAAGGGCACCATCGCCCTGGCGATCGGCGCGGTCATCCTCGTCTTCGCCGGGGCCGTGCTGACGATGGGCATGGCCATGACCATCGTCGCCGGGGGCTCCCTGCCCGGCGGCGGCTGCGGCGGCGACGGCGGCCTGGGCGGCGGGTCGCAGTCCATCGGCGGCACCGACTGGACCGCCGAGCAGACCGACAACGCCGCCACGATCGTCAACATCGTCGTCCAGCAGGGCCTGCCCAAACGGGCCGCGGTCATCGCGATCTCGACGGTGATCGTCGAATCGAGACTGGTCAACGTCGGCCACGGCGACCGCGACTCACTGGGCCTCTACCAGCAGCGGCCCTCGCAGGGCTGGGGCTCACCGGAGCAGGTCCTCAACCCCGACTACGCGACCCGGATCTTCCTGGATCGCCTCATCGCCCTGCCCGGCTGGGCGACCATGCCGCCGGGGACCGCGGCGCAGGCGGTGCAGCGCTCGGCGTTCCCCGACCGCTACGCCCCCCAGGAAGGACCGGCCGCGGCGCTGGTCGACCGGTTCTGGGTCGGCCCGGACAACCCCGTCCCCGCCGCACCCGGTGCCGCACCGGACGTGCAGCTGGCCTCGACCGCGTTCGCCTGCCCCGACCAGGGTGGCGTCGGGGTCCCGCTGGCCCCGTCGAACATCGACCCGACCCGGCTCCCGCCCGGCTTCGTCGGCCCCTCCGACCCCGCCCAGCGCGCCGCGGTCACCTACGCCCTGGCCCAGCTCGGCAAGCCCTACATCTGGGGCGCCAAGGGCCCCAACGGGTTCGACTGCTCCGGGCTCATGCTCGCCGCCTGGGCCGCCGCAGGCGTCCCGATCCCCGCCGGGACGGTCAACCAGAAGAACGCCGGCACCCCTGCCGACCCCGCGACCATCGCCCCGGGCGACCTGGTGTTCATTCCCGGCTCGCTCGGCTCCCCCACCAACCCCCGCCACGTCGGCATGTACGTCGGGAACGGCCTGGTCGTCAACGCCTACGACTCCAGCACCGGGGTCATCCTGCAGCCCCTGTCGGACTGGGCCGACAAGATCACCCACGTCCGCCACATCGCCGGCCCCGCCGGGGTCCCGGCGCCGCCCGGGCCGGTGACCGCCGCCCTCGCGGAGGTCGGGCCATGA